In Pseudophryne corroboree isolate aPseCor3 chromosome 7, aPseCor3.hap2, whole genome shotgun sequence, a single window of DNA contains:
- the SH3BP4 gene encoding SH3 domain-binding protein 4 — MAAQKIRSANTNGLPRCKSEGTLIDISSSAPDPSLNDVKVLSPSSLRIDSPTSLENVKEVVAIKDYCPSNFTTLKFSKGEHLYVLDTSGGDWWYAHNTTEMGYIPSAYVQPLNYRDSCLSDSGMIDGLLESVDEGVKELDLLGDWTDFLNQNTVKTNNPFLRTTASNPFLNGPAISPQRIPPDSENSVDLLIFDPLAPSSTSSTETSTDVFLDLFSSANQKDVVEETAPVRRDNPFFRSKRSYSLSELSILQAKSESPATGSFFAGLKSPAPEQFQSREDFRTAWLNHRKLARSCHDLDLLGQNPGWGQTQPVETSIVCRLNSSGGAVQLPDTNISIHVPEKHVAPGDTQQISLKALLDPPLELNNDRCTTVSPVLEIKLSNMEVQNSLTLEVKVSAELRINAAAANLVALKCLRSDAKEGPYTMLPHAYTYGDNVQVKLDNLEPVMYVVMVAQAQSVLPPSTVWNYINKKVTVGLYGPKHIHPSFKAVVAIFGHDCAPKILLVNEVSQQAYGTAPVSLQLWGKQQFLLPKPHDLQLCLFSNMTNYRVEAGDQGKMVRGFQLKLGKVSRLIFPISCHDPAQLSDFTLRVQIRDELGNILSQYCVQTPQPPPKTGLKSTGPRRFLKKKEIGKIVLSPLAVTCKYPTFQDRPVPNLKYGKLLKTVMRQSKNQYLLEYKKGDVVALLSEEKIRLKGQLWTKEWYIGYYQGKVGLIHAKNVLVVGKVKPSYFSGPELTTSALLEQILRPCKFLTYIYASVRTLLMENIGSWRSFADALSYGNLPLSYFCRVELDSEPEKVASVLEKLKEECNNNEGKERKSFQKELISALLKIDCQGLVVRLIQDFVLLTTAVEVAQRWRELAEKLAKVSRHQMDGYEAPHRDKNGVLDGEAMWKPAYDFLLTWSSQIGDSYRDVIQELHTGLDKMRSPITKRWKHLTGTLILVNSLEILRATAFNTMEHEDCVI, encoded by the exons ATGGCTGCTCAGAAGATTCGGTCTGCTAACACGAATGGTCTCCCTCGCTGCAAGTCTGAAGGGACGCTTATAGATATTAGTAGCAGTGCACCTGACCCAAGCCTTAATGATGTCAAAG TTCTGTCACCAAGTTCTCTGCGCATTGATAGTCCTACATCcctggagaatgtaaaggaggtggTAGCTATCAAGGATTATTGCCCCAGCAACTTCACCACCCTTAAATTTTCTAAAGGAGAACACCTATATGTACTAGATACATCCGGTGGTGACTGGTGGTACGCACACAACACAACAGAAATGGGCTACATACCCTCTGCCTATGTGCAGCCCCTCAACTATCGGGACTCCTGCCTTAGTGACAGTGGTATGATTGATGGATTGCTGGAAAGCGTTGATGAGGGTGTGAAAGAGCTGGATCTCTTAGGTGATTGGACTGACTTCCTCAATCAGAACACTGTCAAAACAAATAACCCATTCTTGCGGACAACTGCTTCAAACCCCTTTCTGAATGGGCCTGCGATAAGCCCACAGAGGATTCCTCCAGATTCTGAGAATTCAGTGGATTTACTCATCTTTGACCCATTGGCTCCTTCTTCCACAAGCTCTACGGAAACGAGTACTGATGTGTTCTTAGATCTGTTCTCCAGTGCCAACCAGAAGGATGTAGTGGAAGAGACTGCACCTGTAaggagggacaatccattcttccgGAGCAAGCGTTCCTACAGCCTCTCCGAGCTGTCAATCCTCCAGGCAAAGTCTGAGAGTCCAGCCACGGGCAGCTTTTTTGCTGGTCTCAAGTCCCCAGCTCCTGAGCAGTTCCAGAGCAGGGAAGATTTCCGAACTGCCTGGCTCAATCACCGTAAGTTGGCCCGGTCCTGCCATGATCTGGACTTGTTAGGCCAGAATCCTGGCTGGGGTCAGACTCAACCTGTGGAGACGAGCATTGTCTGTAGGCTAAACAGCTCGGGGGGTGCCGTGCAGCTACCGGACACCAATATAAGTATACATGTCCCTGAGAAGCATGTCGCTCCTGGTGACACACAGCAGATCTCCCTTAAAGCTTTGCTAGATCCTCCATTGGAACTCAACAATGACCGGTGCACAACGGTAAGCCCTGTACTGGAAATAAAGCTCAGCAACATGGAGGTGCAGAACTCCCTCACATTGGAGGTAAAGGTCTCTGCAGAACTGCGCATTAATGCTGCTGCTGCAAACCTGGTGGCATTAAAATGCTTGCGGAGTGATGCTAAAGAAGGCCCTTACACCATGTTGCCACATGCTTATACATATGGGGACAATGTTCAAGTAAAGCTGGACAATTTGGAGCCGGTTATGTATGTTGTAATGGTGGCACAAGCCCAGAGCGTTTTGCCCCCTTCCACTGTGTGGAACTATATTAATAAAAAGGTTACAGTTGGGCTCTATGGCCCCAAACATATACATCCTTCGTTCAAGGCTGTAGTTGCCATATTTGGGCATGACTGTGCCCCAAAGATCCTCTTGGTCAATGAGGTAAGCCAGCAGGCTTATGGGACAGCACCAGTGTCTTTACAGCTGTGGGGAAAGCAACAGTTCTTACTTCCCAAACCTCACGATCTTCAGCTTTGCCTTTTTTCCAACATGACAAATTATCGAGTAGAGGCTGGTGACCAAGGCAAGATGGTGCGAGGGTTCCAACTTAAGCTGGGCAAAGTCAGCCGTTTAATTTTTCCCATCAGCTGCCATGATCCTGCACAGCTCTCGGATTTCACTCTTCGGGTGCAGATCAGGGATGAGTTGGGCAACATCCTGTCACAGTACTGTGTGCAAACTCCACAGCCTCCTCCAAAAACTGGACTCAAATCCACAGGACCAAGAAGATTTCTGAAGAAGAAAGAAATTGGAAAGATAGTCTTGTCTCCTCTGGCAGTCACCTGTAAATACCCAACGTTTCAGGACAGACCGGTACCCAACCTGAAATATGGGAAACTACTAAAGACTGTTATGCGGCAAAGTAAGAATCAATATCTGCTGGAGTACAAGAAAGGGGATGTGGTAGCTCTCCTGAGCGAGGAGAAGATTCGACTCAAGGGGCAGCTGTGGACAAAAGAGTGGTACATCGGTTATTACCAGGGGAAAGTGGGCCTAATTCATGCTAAGAATGTGCTGGTAGTAGGGAAGGTGAAACCAAGCTATTTCTCAGGCCCAGAGTTGACTACAAGTGCACTTCTAGAACAGATCTTGCGCCCTTGCAAATTCCTGACCTATATCTATGCGTCAGTGAGGACACTACTCATGGAGAACATTGGCAGCTGGAGGTCCTTTGCCGATGCCCTCAGTTATGGAAATCTTCCCCTTTCCTATTTCTGCCGGGTGGAACTGGACAGTGAGCCTGAGAAGGTGGCGTCTGtattggagaaactgaaggaggagtgcAACAACAATGAGGGCAAGGAGAGGAAGTCCTTCCAGAAAGAGCTCATTTCG GCTTTGCTAAAGATTGACTGCCAAGGTCTGGTGGTCCGCCTGATTCAGGACTTTGTGTTGCTCACTACTGCGGTTGAAGTCGCTCAGCGCTGGAGGGAGCTCGCGGAGAAACTGGCAAAGGTATCGAGACACCAGATGGATGGCTATGAAGCACCCCATCGTGACAAGAATGGGGTCCTGGATGGTGAG GCCATGTGGAAACCAGCCTATGATTTTCTCCTTACGTGGAGCTCTCAGATTGGGGACAGTTACCGAGACGTCATCCAGGAGCTACACACAGGGCTGGATAAAATGCGCAGCCCCATCACCAAGCGGTGGAAGCATCTCACAGGAACGCTAATACTTGTGAATTCACTGGAGATCCTGAGAGCCACAGCCTTCAACACAATGGAACATGAAGACTGTGTCATCTAA